Proteins found in one Bactrocera neohumeralis isolate Rockhampton unplaced genomic scaffold, APGP_CSIRO_Bneo_wtdbg2-racon-allhic-juicebox.fasta_v2 ctg1027, whole genome shotgun sequence genomic segment:
- the LOC126766410 gene encoding putative ankyrin repeat protein RF_0987: MSDKKVKRERPNKKWTKEEINKLLDFLEEADEIEAPTAQFFYKKCIQVKGIEATWDLLWWKVRHLKSTFNKANDYRTSTGAGIDEMDVGVGSFEDKIEKMCPHYNRLNKIFGAKSHAQNNFCAVDTGNDLLLIVPQSSTISLSTISPPVHSPPIVFPPAISPSIASPSAFPPQIIYPPAISPQIISPPAISPPIASPPAVPPPTVSQQPLPLGADFPQSVKTMAKNMKMQAPKTSAACLMVYQQNRMEFEKEKLQFEKEKLEKQLELSKAVIELKKEELKLQKMKLEQDEKMKRLEIEKDERIAMYEIKMKYMK, from the exons ATGAGcgataaaaaagtgaaaagggaGCGACCGAACAAAAAATGGACGAAGGAAGAAATCAACAAGCTTTTGGATTTTTTGGAGGAAGCAGATGAAATTGAG gCTCCAAcagcacaatttttttacaaaaaatgcatTCAGGTTAAGGGGATCGAAGCCACGTGGGACTTGCTGTGGTGGAAGGTACGCCACCTAAAAAGTACATTCAATAAAGCGAATGATTATCGCACCTCAACTGGCGCTGGAATTGATGAAATGGATGTGGGCGTTGGCAGTTTTGAAG ACAAAATTGAGAAAATGTGCCCCCATTACAATcggctaaacaaaattttcggagCTAAATCGCATGCGCAAAATAATTTCTGCGCTGTCGACACGGGCAATGACTTGCTGCTTATCGTGCCACAGTCGTCAACAATTTCACTGTCAACAATTTCCCCACCAGTACATTCACCGCCAATAGTCTTTCCACCAGCAATTTCACCGTCAATAGCCTCGCCATCAGCATTTCCACCGCAAATAATCTACCCACCAGCAATATCACCACAAATAATCTCTCCACCAGCAATATCACCGCCAATAGCCTCGCCGCCAGCAGTTCCACCGCCAACAGTTTCGCAGCAACCACTCCCACTTGGGGCTGATTTTCCACAATCAGTTAAAACCATggctaaaaatatgaaaatgcagGCTCCCAAAACATCAGCGGCTTGTTTGATGGTTTACCAGCAAAACAGAATGgagtttgaaaaagaaaagcttcaatttgaaaaagaaaagttgGAGAAGCAGCTAGAACTATCAAAAGCTGTAATTGAGTTGAAAAAAGAAGAGCTAAAACTTCAGAAAATGAAATTGGAGCAAgatgaaaaaatgaaaaggcTAGAAATAGAAAAAGACGAACGAATAGCTATGtacgaaataaaaatgaaatacatgaagtaa
- the LOC126766407 gene encoding histone H2B.v2-like isoform X1 — protein MKMTQQQPNQIRQFDFKENEIIFYDSQIHSENNYSASSNNNNYLKTNNNTNFPNSNSKTCERCKFLEAKIDDLNTKFDNMLDYLKKMMEVQAKQSAQLSVLVNKDADMRNLSKLFLIKTIEEMESVNNAINQVNINEYINAIKHLLKGDPEKHFEKIISRSMCNEVNVGGVHGKICLKKYTSLYDVIIITGGLSATSEKPDKQLSKCLHIVKKRLYRLTTVNKLKIGNN, from the exons atgaaaatgacTCAACAACAACCAAATCAGATAAGACAATTTGACTtcaaagagaatgaaataatatttt ATGATTCGCAAATTCATTCCGAAAACAACTATAGCgccagcagcaataacaacaactatctCAAAACCAATAATAATACCAACTTCCCCAACAGCAATAGCAAAACTTGTGAAAGGTGCAAATTTTTGGAGGCTAAAATTGACGATTTGAACACCAAATTTGACAACATGCtag ATTACCTTAAAAAAATGATGGAAGTTCAGGCAAAGCAAAGCGCCCAATTAAGCGTTCTTGTTAATAAGGACGCAGATATGAGGAATTTGAGCAAACTCTTCCTTATTAAAACCATTGAAGAAATGGAAAGCGTCAATAACGCCATAAATCAGGTGAACATCAATGAATAT ATTAACGCAATAAAACACTTATTAAAGGGGGATCCTGAAAAGCACTTTGAGAAAATTATCTCCAGATCTATGTGCAACGAAGTCAATGTAGGCGGCGTCCATGGCAAGATTTGCCTCAAAAAATATACTTCCTTGTATGATGTGATTATAA taacaGGTGGATTGTCGGCGACGTCAGAAAAGCCCGATAAGCAACTGTCGAAATGCCTCCACATTGTTAAAAAAAGGCTGTATAGATTAACCACagttaataaactaaaaatcggaaataactaa
- the LOC126766407 gene encoding histone H2B.v2-like isoform X2, translating to MKMTQQQPNQIRQFDFKENEIIFYDSQIHSENNYSASSNNNNYLKTNNNTNFPNSNSKTCERCKFLEAKIDDLNTKFDNMLDYLKKMMEVQAKQSAQLSVLVNKDADMRNLSKLFLIKTIEEMESVNNAINQVNINEYINAIKHLLKGDPEKHFEKIISRSMCNEVNVGGVHGKICLKKYTSLYDVIISGLSATSEKPDKQLSKCLHIVKKRLYRLTTVNKLKIGNN from the exons atgaaaatgacTCAACAACAACCAAATCAGATAAGACAATTTGACTtcaaagagaatgaaataatatttt ATGATTCGCAAATTCATTCCGAAAACAACTATAGCgccagcagcaataacaacaactatctCAAAACCAATAATAATACCAACTTCCCCAACAGCAATAGCAAAACTTGTGAAAGGTGCAAATTTTTGGAGGCTAAAATTGACGATTTGAACACCAAATTTGACAACATGCtag ATTACCTTAAAAAAATGATGGAAGTTCAGGCAAAGCAAAGCGCCCAATTAAGCGTTCTTGTTAATAAGGACGCAGATATGAGGAATTTGAGCAAACTCTTCCTTATTAAAACCATTGAAGAAATGGAAAGCGTCAATAACGCCATAAATCAGGTGAACATCAATGAATAT ATTAACGCAATAAAACACTTATTAAAGGGGGATCCTGAAAAGCACTTTGAGAAAATTATCTCCAGATCTATGTGCAACGAAGTCAATGTAGGCGGCGTCCATGGCAAGATTTGCCTCAAAAAATATACTTCCTTGTATGATGTGATTATAA GTGGATTGTCGGCGACGTCAGAAAAGCCCGATAAGCAACTGTCGAAATGCCTCCACATTGTTAAAAAAAGGCTGTATAGATTAACCACagttaataaactaaaaatcggaaataactaa